A region of Malaciobacter marinus DNA encodes the following proteins:
- a CDS encoding OprD family outer membrane porin: MNKYIISLFATTILVSSLNANNKKVNSLDEYLKSIEISGDLRLGYLSYDYNNEKALGEKNSYETAIGGVVRFNFPIYKDNISMTLSPYFSKSFSELSNDNLLSDYKTFASIDSDFMFLGEASLNLSYEDISFVLGRQIINTPLMGDDDMRLTPQTFQGAMLNYKVNDFSFYVGYFDKWQGYDAGLLSVENKNFNEFQKMGTKDSSGTALFGTEFKKELSFSNIFSRAYYYDIDKYSKVFYLDTNFNNQINNDLSTDISFQYSNQSEDRNSGVDGFLYGTMLSLTYKDLYVAAAYTKSSLDKEKSLFTGFGGEFFYTAMNEWSMGNLSSGYDEDALGLYTSYDITNKLNFSFYTTTYETDVDEVKENDYMISYSFNENLNIEAMYFDINDEKDSDNSYDIFLSRLIYKF; this comes from the coding sequence ATGAATAAATATATAATAAGTCTGTTTGCGACTACAATTTTAGTTAGTTCTTTAAATGCAAATAATAAAAAAGTTAATAGTTTAGATGAATATTTAAAAAGTATCGAAATTAGTGGTGATTTAAGATTAGGGTATTTGTCTTATGATTATAATAATGAAAAGGCATTAGGTGAAAAGAACTCTTATGAAACAGCAATAGGTGGAGTAGTTAGGTTTAATTTTCCTATATACAAAGATAATATAAGTATGACTTTAAGCCCATATTTTTCAAAATCTTTTAGTGAACTAAGTAATGATAACCTATTAAGTGATTATAAAACTTTTGCTTCTATAGATAGTGATTTTATGTTTTTAGGTGAGGCTAGTTTAAATTTAAGTTATGAAGATATTTCTTTTGTTTTAGGTAGGCAAATAATTAATACACCTTTAATGGGTGATGATGATATGAGATTAACTCCTCAAACTTTTCAAGGAGCTATGTTAAATTATAAGGTAAATGATTTCTCTTTTTATGTTGGATATTTTGATAAATGGCAAGGATATGATGCTGGATTATTAAGCGTGGAGAATAAAAATTTTAATGAATTCCAAAAAATGGGAACAAAAGATTCAAGTGGTACTGCACTATTTGGTACAGAGTTTAAAAAAGAGCTTAGTTTCTCAAATATTTTTAGTAGAGCATATTATTATGATATAGATAAATACTCAAAAGTTTTCTATTTAGATACAAACTTTAATAATCAAATAAATAATGATTTATCAACAGATATTTCTTTTCAATATTCAAATCAAAGTGAGGATAGAAATTCTGGTGTTGATGGATTTTTATATGGAACAATGTTATCCCTTACTTATAAAGATTTATATGTAGCAGCTGCATACACAAAAAGTTCTTTAGACAAAGAGAAATCTTTATTTACAGGCTTTGGAGGGGAGTTTTTTTATACAGCTATGAATGAATGGTCTATGGGGAATTTAAGTAGTGGTTATGATGAAGATGCTTTAGGTTTATACACTTCTTATGATATAACTAATAAATTGAACTTCTCTTTTTATACAACCACTTATGAAACAGATGTTGATGAGGTAAAAGAGAATGATTATATGATTAGTTATAGTTTTAATGAGAATTTAAATATTGAAGCTATGTATTTTGATATTAATGATGAAAAAGATAGTGATAATTCATATGACATCTTTTTAAGTAGATTAATTTATAAATTTTAA
- a CDS encoding molybdopterin-dependent oxidoreductase — MNRRNFLKASAVSTAAFATTTLNAKESLSDEELKAISPTSLEAEFSVTENGNLEINKNQRLAFSRCFGCFDTCGVRVRIDNKTNSVLKVCGNPYSPATQDKPMDLNTPVKEAFLKLSAKNDEGLTTRATVCGRGNAVLDAINDPHRVTKCLKRVGKRGEKKWKTISYEQLVKEVCEGGDLFNEGYVEGLKDIRDLETIANKNYPDFGSKANQLFVSANSEQAARWSFMTRFAHSIWGTVNIGCKDAYCGHQQVAGCGMGSFDGTSEMALPSIDYEECKFAIFIGTNPGLSGVSLNAVGRRLAKAKQRDDFKYVVVDPILRSLTNEPTKTNGEWIPVKSGTDTAFIFALLNYIINNRLYFKNYLKTPSQEAANKIGQKNFTNATYLVVKEKSHPLYNKFLTADKLGVGSSEEKVVVDEKTNNYVSSSSKSLAKLYVDDFVMLNDGTKVKVVSAFSLLKKRVNEQTLESYSKYCNIPVSKIIQVAKEFTSHGQKVGIETNTGCNASDGSHFAYATTILNSLVGAHNAKGGLHHMGGVGFASMYDTSKEPLYNLMAFEHAHTSGFPAERSGDYEQSYEYKQKVAKGIDPYPANEAWTTTYTQENSGEALIAHANGSPFNFKAWISWSTNPLYNCSGLKPQVIESIKDVKKLPLFIAIDPYINETNIYADYIIPDTVQYEEWANARMWGSEYIADVACVPVVEPKTMKNEKNQHVCMEQFLIDVSKNLKLSGLGKNAAKDKYGNFIDIHTPEDYYIRLFANVAHTNEVLPNPTKEDLIYSSVHRVLPLLNSKLKDNEVGPTAFMLTRGGRYEDFGQRYEGEFLTSAIRMDTQFQIYNEGLASKKDSYHGEYFDGQPIFDVDRFWDGTRLDELYDKKEYPFSFSTFKSQLRSPYSVVLPRIVALTPTNFIQMNIEDARLLGLINGDTARVISVQGRFIEGIIQADNTVARYTIVIPTGYGHSAFGVDDTYIDGKVIKGIKQRAGGISVNEFNIIDPSRKGASLYRDKIFGCTARHGVPVKIAKI; from the coding sequence ATGAATAGAAGAAATTTTTTAAAAGCAAGTGCAGTTTCAACTGCAGCTTTTGCTACAACAACTTTAAATGCAAAAGAGAGCTTAAGTGATGAAGAGTTAAAAGCTATTTCTCCCACATCTTTAGAGGCTGAATTTAGTGTAACAGAAAATGGAAATTTAGAAATAAATAAGAATCAAAGATTGGCTTTTTCAAGATGTTTTGGATGTTTTGATACTTGTGGAGTAAGGGTTAGAATTGATAATAAAACTAATAGTGTCTTAAAAGTTTGTGGAAATCCTTATTCTCCTGCAACACAAGATAAGCCAATGGATTTAAATACTCCTGTAAAGGAAGCTTTTTTAAAATTAAGTGCTAAAAATGATGAGGGCTTAACAACAAGAGCAACTGTTTGTGGTAGAGGGAATGCAGTTTTAGATGCAATAAATGATCCACATAGAGTTACAAAATGTTTAAAAAGAGTTGGAAAAAGAGGTGAAAAAAAATGGAAAACTATCTCTTATGAGCAACTAGTAAAAGAGGTTTGTGAAGGTGGAGATTTATTTAATGAAGGTTATGTTGAGGGCTTAAAAGATATTAGAGATTTAGAAACTATAGCCAATAAAAATTATCCAGATTTTGGAAGTAAAGCAAATCAATTATTTGTTTCTGCAAACTCTGAACAAGCTGCTAGATGGAGTTTTATGACAAGATTTGCCCATAGTATTTGGGGAACTGTTAATATTGGATGCAAAGATGCATATTGTGGTCATCAACAAGTTGCAGGTTGTGGAATGGGATCATTTGATGGAACATCAGAAATGGCACTACCAAGTATTGATTATGAAGAGTGTAAATTTGCAATTTTTATTGGAACAAACCCTGGTTTGTCAGGAGTTAGTTTAAATGCAGTTGGTAGAAGATTAGCAAAAGCAAAACAAAGAGATGATTTTAAATATGTAGTTGTTGACCCAATATTAAGATCTCTTACAAATGAACCAACAAAAACTAATGGTGAGTGGATTCCTGTAAAGTCAGGAACTGATACAGCTTTTATTTTTGCACTTTTAAATTATATTATTAATAATAGACTATATTTTAAAAACTATTTAAAAACTCCATCTCAAGAAGCTGCTAATAAAATTGGACAAAAAAACTTTACAAATGCAACATATCTAGTGGTTAAAGAAAAATCTCACCCTTTATATAATAAGTTTTTAACAGCTGATAAGTTAGGAGTTGGCTCAAGTGAAGAAAAAGTTGTTGTAGATGAAAAGACAAATAATTATGTTTCTAGTTCATCTAAATCTCTTGCAAAGCTTTATGTAGATGATTTTGTTATGCTTAATGATGGAACAAAGGTTAAGGTTGTTTCTGCTTTTTCTTTACTTAAAAAAAGAGTAAATGAACAAACATTAGAAAGCTATTCTAAGTATTGCAATATTCCAGTATCAAAAATTATTCAGGTTGCAAAAGAGTTTACTAGTCATGGACAAAAAGTAGGAATTGAAACAAATACAGGTTGTAATGCAAGTGATGGAAGCCATTTTGCTTATGCTACAACTATATTAAATAGTTTGGTTGGAGCACATAATGCTAAGGGTGGTTTGCACCATATGGGTGGAGTTGGATTTGCATCTATGTATGATACAAGTAAAGAACCACTTTATAATTTGATGGCTTTTGAACATGCACACACAAGTGGTTTCCCTGCTGAACGATCAGGAGATTATGAACAAAGTTATGAATATAAACAAAAAGTTGCAAAGGGAATTGATCCTTATCCTGCAAATGAAGCTTGGACTACAACATACACTCAAGAAAATAGTGGTGAAGCTTTAATTGCACATGCTAATGGAAGTCCATTTAATTTTAAGGCTTGGATTTCTTGGTCAACAAATCCTTTATATAATTGTTCTGGCTTAAAACCACAAGTTATTGAATCAATTAAAGATGTGAAAAAGTTACCTTTATTTATTGCAATTGATCCTTATATTAATGAAACAAATATTTATGCAGATTATATTATTCCTGATACAGTGCAGTATGAAGAGTGGGCAAATGCAAGAATGTGGGGAAGTGAATATATAGCAGATGTTGCATGTGTGCCTGTTGTAGAACCTAAAACTATGAAAAATGAAAAAAATCAACATGTATGTATGGAACAATTTTTAATTGATGTTAGTAAAAACTTAAAACTTTCAGGATTAGGGAAAAATGCTGCAAAAGACAAATATGGTAATTTTATAGATATTCATACTCCAGAGGATTATTATATAAGATTGTTTGCTAATGTTGCTCATACAAATGAAGTCTTGCCTAATCCAACAAAAGAAGACCTTATTTATTCAAGTGTTCATAGAGTTCTTCCTTTATTAAATAGTAAATTAAAAGATAATGAAGTTGGTCCAACTGCTTTTATGTTAACAAGAGGTGGAAGATATGAAGATTTTGGTCAAAGGTATGAGGGTGAGTTTTTAACAAGTGCAATTAGAATGGATACACAGTTTCAAATATATAATGAAGGCTTAGCTAGTAAAAAAGACTCTTACCATGGAGAATATTTTGATGGACAGCCTATATTTGATGTTGATAGATTTTGGGATGGAACTAGATTAGATGAGTTATATGATAAAAAAGAGTATCCGTTTAGTTTTTCTACTTTTAAAAGTCAATTAAGAAGTCCATATTCTGTAGTTTTACCAAGAATTGTAGCTTTAACACCAACAAATTTTATACAAATGAATATAGAAGATGCAAGACTTCTTGGATTAATTAATGGTGATACTGCAAGAGTTATATCTGTACAAGGAAGATTCATTGAGGGGATTATCCAAGCAGATAATACAGTAGCAAGATATACAATTGTTATTCCAACTGGATATGGACATAGTGCTTTTGGTGTAGATGATACATATATTGATGGCAAAGTAATAAAAGGAATAAAACAAAGAGCTGGTGGAATTAGTGTAAATGAGTTTAATATTATAGATCCTAGTAGAAAAGGTGCTAGCTTATATAGAGATAAAATATTTGGCTGTACAGCAAGACATGGTGTACCAGTAAAAATAGCAAAAATATAA
- a CDS encoding 4Fe-4S dicluster domain-containing protein, whose amino-acid sequence MQRREIFKLAATASTLALVPAISAISKVRKENKKHLIMVIDLSKCNGCKACTISCGVENGNSAYEHRTEVHQSSINVSNKQYVFNFPMLCNQCEEPSCVSVCPTNATYKRQEDGIIVVDSKTCIGCNYCIKACPYEGVRFENTQTDTVDKCNFCVHRTSKGMLPACVETCIGEAREFGDLNDKNSKVSKLLDNSYPMVLQAHIGTKPNVFYIGLPQDKSNQRYSLHNNIQWQR is encoded by the coding sequence ATGCAAAGAAGAGAAATATTTAAATTAGCAGCAACAGCTTCTACTTTGGCATTAGTACCAGCTATTAGTGCTATTAGTAAAGTTAGAAAAGAAAATAAAAAACATCTAATAATGGTTATTGATTTATCAAAATGTAATGGATGCAAAGCATGTACTATTTCATGTGGAGTAGAGAATGGCAATAGTGCTTATGAGCATAGAACAGAAGTACATCAAAGTTCTATAAATGTATCAAATAAGCAGTATGTTTTTAACTTTCCAATGTTATGTAATCAGTGTGAGGAACCTTCATGTGTAAGTGTTTGTCCTACAAATGCAACATATAAAAGACAAGAAGATGGAATTATCGTAGTAGATAGTAAAACATGTATTGGTTGTAATTATTGTATTAAAGCTTGTCCTTATGAGGGAGTAAGATTTGAAAATACACAAACAGATACAGTTGATAAGTGTAACTTCTGTGTACATAGAACATCAAAAGGTATGCTTCCTGCTTGTGTAGAAACATGCATTGGAGAAGCAAGAGAGTTTGGAGATTTAAATGATAAAAATAGCAAAGTTTCAAAACTATTAGATAACTCATACCCTATGGTCTTACAAGCTCATATAGGGACAAAGCCAAATGTGTTTTATATAGGACTTCCTCAAGATAAAAGTAATCAACGATACAGTTTACATAACAATATTCAATGGCAAAGATAA
- a CDS encoding dynamin family protein — protein sequence MNLANDYFLLYHGILIKKEISYEIKKSNKNEFFEIVALILSANRKNYEKYLPLNSFNSLCTKIINKTPNNINELYQLQYNLIEEIINYENNNISILHNAFEYLKNEKIITNSDNEKLISLFDPSEINKKEINSDIFIDDNLNFNEHKAEISKIIEELKEIFNKQDLKQELEDTINYINSQKFSIGITGVMNAGKSTMLNALMGKEILGSAVVPETANLTIVKYDKDPSANVFYWNKEEWNKIENSANEIESIKDFVNETKSLFKDELDNYIKDDTRSDKVDIENLASFTSAEASGKRCNLVKYVELKSDLNFLKDGIEIVDTPGLDDPVIQREEITKEYLSNCDMMLHLMNVSQSATLKDVEFIVDALLYQNISKLLIVITRADTVSKEELEEVINYTKTSIKRQLHNLNKDSQLDYILKTIKFIPISGKMALLHRTGKEKEALEAGFKLEDTGIVEIENYLFESLFGKNSSKTELIIKGAKSQLIKAIDKQYSALNYELRLLAKSKDELEAELKEFNKKKSANEKIFQAMQEDITYYKSDAKNYIESLEAFLSTELIDLQNIIRQRVVSDVKYTFEKEKKKPLQSRIINIIQTALKDGIIDVVRDYRYKFIKKSQNIGEICEQKYHDFGFSLKHDNDNFDARGFFQQDFKSGFLTSSNDILILKITNLVSKSKASKIQSLDLQIQKVLEEEFTSIEKSIKTKAKEVSEQLIDTFFDTLNAPLKSFETKLLTNEQILKEQINSFKENDKNKDKISIEIHKNLKRLETIKKGCKK from the coding sequence ATGAACCTAGCGAATGACTACTTTTTACTTTACCATGGAATTTTAATAAAAAAAGAGATTTCATATGAGATTAAAAAGTCAAATAAAAATGAATTCTTTGAAATAGTTGCTTTAATTTTAAGTGCAAATAGAAAAAATTATGAAAAATACTTACCTTTAAACTCTTTTAACTCTTTGTGTACTAAAATAATTAACAAAACACCAAATAATATAAATGAACTTTATCAACTTCAATACAATCTAATAGAAGAAATTATCAATTATGAAAATAATAATATATCAATATTGCACAATGCATTTGAATATCTAAAAAATGAAAAAATAATTACTAATTCTGACAATGAAAAACTGATTTCTTTATTTGATCCTAGTGAAATTAATAAAAAAGAGATAAACTCTGATATTTTTATAGATGATAATTTAAACTTTAATGAACATAAAGCTGAAATATCAAAAATCATAGAAGAGTTAAAAGAGATATTTAATAAACAAGATTTAAAACAAGAGCTTGAAGATACAATAAATTACATAAATTCTCAAAAATTCTCAATTGGAATCACTGGGGTTATGAATGCTGGTAAATCTACAATGTTAAATGCACTTATGGGTAAAGAGATATTAGGAAGTGCAGTTGTACCAGAAACTGCAAACTTAACAATTGTAAAATATGATAAAGATCCATCTGCAAATGTATTTTATTGGAATAAAGAAGAGTGGAATAAAATAGAAAATAGTGCCAATGAAATAGAATCAATTAAAGATTTTGTAAATGAAACTAAATCATTGTTTAAAGATGAGTTAGATAATTATATAAAAGATGACACAAGAAGTGATAAAGTTGATATTGAAAATCTAGCTTCTTTCACATCAGCAGAAGCTAGTGGGAAAAGATGTAATTTAGTTAAATATGTAGAATTAAAATCAGATTTAAATTTTTTAAAAGATGGTATAGAAATAGTTGATACTCCAGGACTTGATGATCCAGTTATTCAAAGAGAAGAGATAACTAAAGAGTACTTATCAAATTGTGATATGATGTTACACTTAATGAATGTAAGCCAAAGTGCAACTTTAAAAGATGTAGAGTTTATTGTGGATGCATTATTATATCAAAATATTTCAAAACTATTAATAGTAATCACAAGAGCAGATACAGTATCAAAAGAAGAGTTAGAAGAAGTAATAAATTACACAAAAACTTCAATTAAAAGACAACTTCATAATTTAAATAAAGATAGTCAACTAGACTATATTTTAAAAACTATCAAATTTATTCCAATTTCTGGGAAAATGGCTTTACTTCATAGAACAGGAAAAGAAAAAGAGGCACTAGAAGCTGGATTTAAACTTGAAGATACAGGTATTGTGGAAATTGAAAACTATCTTTTTGAATCATTATTTGGGAAAAATAGTTCAAAAACAGAACTTATTATTAAAGGTGCTAAATCACAACTAATAAAAGCAATTGATAAACAATATTCAGCATTAAATTATGAGTTAAGATTATTAGCAAAATCAAAAGATGAATTAGAAGCAGAATTAAAAGAGTTTAATAAAAAGAAATCTGCAAATGAAAAAATCTTTCAAGCAATGCAAGAAGATATAACTTATTATAAAAGTGATGCAAAGAATTATATAGAATCATTGGAAGCATTTTTAAGTACAGAATTAATAGACTTACAAAATATTATCAGACAAAGAGTCGTTAGTGATGTAAAATATACATTTGAAAAAGAGAAGAAAAAACCTCTACAAAGTAGAATAATAAATATTATACAAACAGCATTAAAAGATGGGATAATTGATGTCGTAAGAGATTATAGATATAAATTTATAAAAAAATCTCAAAATATTGGTGAAATTTGTGAGCAAAAATATCATGATTTTGGTTTTTCATTAAAACATGATAATGATAATTTTGATGCAAGAGGTTTTTTTCAACAAGACTTTAAAAGTGGATTCTTGACTTCTTCAAATGATATATTAATTCTAAAAATCACTAATTTAGTTTCTAAATCAAAAGCATCAAAAATACAAAGTTTAGATTTACAAATTCAAAAAGTTTTAGAAGAAGAGTTTACAAGTATTGAAAAAAGTATTAAAACAAAAGCAAAAGAAGTTTCAGAACAATTAATTGATACATTTTTTGATACATTAAATGCACCACTTAAAAGTTTTGAAACTAAATTATTAACTAATGAGCAAATATTAAAAGAACAGATTAATTCATTTAAAGAAAATGATAAAAATAAAGATAAAATTTCAATCGAAATTCATAAAAATTTAAAAAGATTAGAAACAATAAAAAAAGGTTGTAAAAAATGA
- the nrfD gene encoding NrfD/PsrC family molybdoenzyme membrane anchor subunit, translated as MGHEIHWGILVALYLFFAGAGAGAIFVSAYYVLDKKIEKPNYFRLAKYSSIIGTAVLIFGIAMIVFDLTTFRDGLSSFNMDKLLRFHKLFMVFVPSSIMSWGTWLLALSVPFAVLFIFSFTSMYNLGKYRKLLARVNMVLAIGICTYTAFLLGDVMHNIIWNNSALVVLFMVSALSSGVALVVFLKVFFFKKDDFNDAKTFSKVDASILTFELICVVIFAYTVMIISKSFDITYIFTLNSVVGQIWWIGAVGIGLLLPLLINIYVLAGNRKLNHVSEYILITSLLGGAFCLRYSVLLAGQMY; from the coding sequence ATGGGACATGAAATTCACTGGGGTATTTTAGTTGCCTTATATCTGTTTTTTGCAGGAGCAGGAGCAGGAGCAATTTTTGTTAGTGCATATTATGTATTAGATAAAAAAATAGAAAAACCTAATTACTTTAGATTGGCAAAATATAGCAGTATTATAGGAACAGCTGTTTTGATTTTTGGTATTGCTATGATTGTTTTTGATTTAACTACTTTTAGAGATGGACTAAGTAGTTTTAATATGGATAAGCTATTAAGATTTCATAAATTATTTATGGTTTTTGTACCTAGTTCAATTATGAGTTGGGGAACATGGCTTTTAGCTTTAAGTGTTCCTTTTGCAGTTTTATTTATTTTTTCTTTTACCTCTATGTATAATTTAGGAAAATATAGAAAACTATTAGCAAGAGTAAATATGGTTTTGGCAATAGGTATTTGTACATATACTGCTTTTTTACTTGGCGATGTAATGCACAATATTATATGGAATAACAGTGCTTTAGTAGTACTTTTTATGGTTTCTGCTTTATCTTCTGGAGTTGCATTGGTAGTATTTTTAAAAGTATTTTTCTTTAAAAAAGATGATTTTAATGATGCAAAAACTTTCTCAAAAGTTGATGCTTCAATTTTAACTTTTGAACTTATTTGTGTAGTTATTTTTGCATATACAGTTATGATTATTTCAAAGTCATTTGATATTACTTATATTTTTACACTTAATAGTGTAGTTGGTCAGATTTGGTGGATTGGTGCAGTTGGTATAGGTTTATTACTTCCATTACTTATAAATATATATGTATTAGCAGGAAATAGAAAACTTAACCATGTAAGTGAATATATTTTAATTACTTCATTATTAGGTGGAGCTTTTTGTCTTAGATATTCAGTATTACTTGCTGGTCAAATGTATTAG
- a CDS encoding dynamin family protein, translating to MKLLQQFVIEYKDAYIKKDVVYENSIEGEIRKVKDLLLDDDFLPSVQLKSILDKFIRRARYPMEVAITGQFSAGKSTFLNALLSRNILPTGITPVTSKVNFINYGEEYKLRITYKSGAEEYYSIDAIADFTDQRKEELEEVKYLTLYAPMDILKDISFVDTPGLNSQSQGDTETTRRVLRDVGGIIWLTLIDNAGKMSEAEVLEEYMQHFKNKSLCVLNQKDKFTNEQIQTTTKYIKNRFNKYFAEVIPISAKQALDSRRHQKNILLESAYEEVTKEFKNKLNENLEVNSLDFFSKDFDEFKNKVNNIQSKDTSLDMKQLEESNINSVLEFIDNTIRPQAKESKEFAIKKDLRNVCDILIKEYETIIGTYDSLIDILKSTQEQIIEAFDNIYKKYSKDLFNIYTSLESIMDKIANETFKNVKRITDYRYQENKGSFLSSKKIEKVEFTSYWIDSDNVYKNLFYDDQTVDKMFKRSIKMLKNNELQTDEAFRAVYRILKSEIHKWQEAYEKIKKHREIASDLEFSNTRHFAAKVYENVLSDYHRTILENISALRKKFAYFNGALSYSYIQTTQATIAHFEQQIQESEELHKKEPTKFNVVHPREDEILTKLKVNFGFEKIEDFLTSKRNYLFKIIKYSKQQYLEINEDRIKFVESKKDIYNNKIKKLYEIKESI from the coding sequence ATGAAGTTATTACAACAATTTGTAATAGAGTATAAAGATGCTTACATAAAAAAAGATGTAGTTTATGAAAATAGTATAGAAGGAGAAATAAGAAAAGTAAAGGATTTACTTTTAGATGATGATTTTTTACCATCAGTTCAATTAAAATCAATTTTAGATAAATTTATTAGAAGAGCAAGATATCCAATGGAAGTTGCAATAACAGGACAATTTTCAGCTGGAAAGTCAACTTTTTTAAATGCTTTATTATCAAGAAATATTCTTCCAACTGGAATAACTCCTGTTACATCAAAAGTAAATTTTATAAATTATGGGGAAGAGTATAAATTAAGAATCACTTACAAATCAGGTGCAGAAGAATATTATAGTATTGATGCAATTGCTGATTTTACAGACCAAAGAAAAGAAGAGCTTGAAGAAGTAAAGTATTTAACACTATATGCTCCAATGGATATTTTAAAAGATATATCTTTTGTTGATACTCCTGGACTTAACTCACAAAGCCAAGGTGATACAGAAACAACTAGAAGAGTATTAAGAGATGTGGGAGGAATAATTTGGCTTACTCTTATTGATAATGCAGGAAAAATGAGTGAAGCAGAAGTTTTAGAAGAGTATATGCAACATTTTAAAAATAAATCTTTATGTGTATTAAATCAAAAAGATAAATTTACAAATGAACAAATCCAAACAACAACAAAATATATCAAAAATAGATTTAATAAATATTTTGCTGAAGTTATTCCAATATCTGCAAAACAAGCACTTGATTCAAGAAGACATCAAAAAAATATTTTACTTGAAAGTGCATATGAAGAAGTAACTAAAGAGTTTAAAAATAAATTAAATGAAAATTTAGAAGTTAATTCCCTTGATTTTTTCTCTAAAGATTTTGATGAGTTTAAAAATAAAGTAAATAATATTCAATCAAAAGATACTTCACTTGATATGAAACAACTTGAAGAATCAAACATAAATTCAGTTTTAGAATTTATTGATAATACAATTAGACCACAAGCAAAAGAATCAAAAGAGTTTGCTATAAAAAAAGATTTAAGAAATGTTTGTGATATTTTAATCAAAGAGTATGAAACAATTATTGGAACTTATGATTCTTTAATAGATATTTTAAAATCAACACAAGAACAAATAATTGAAGCATTTGATAATATATATAAAAAATACTCTAAGGATTTATTTAATATCTATACTTCATTAGAATCTATTATGGATAAAATTGCAAATGAAACATTTAAAAATGTGAAAAGAATTACAGATTATAGATATCAAGAAAATAAAGGTAGTTTTTTATCATCAAAAAAAATAGAAAAAGTAGAGTTTACTAGCTATTGGATAGATAGTGACAATGTATATAAAAACTTATTTTATGATGATCAAACAGTAGACAAAATGTTTAAACGTTCAATTAAAATGCTAAAAAACAATGAATTACAAACAGACGAAGCATTTAGAGCTGTTTATAGAATATTAAAATCAGAAATTCATAAATGGCAAGAAGCATATGAGAAAATCAAAAAACATAGAGAGATTGCATCAGATTTAGAGTTTTCAAATACTAGACACTTTGCTGCAAAAGTATATGAAAATGTATTATCTGATTATCATAGAACTATATTAGAAAATATTTCTGCACTTAGAAAAAAGTTTGCTTACTTTAATGGAGCTTTGTCATACTCTTATATACAAACAACCCAAGCAACTATAGCACACTTTGAACAACAAATACAAGAATCAGAAGAATTACACAAAAAAGAACCTACAAAATTCAATGTAGTTCATCCAAGAGAAGATGAAATACTTACAAAATTAAAAGTTAATTTTGGATTTGAAAAAATTGAAGATTTTCTAACATCAAAAAGAAACTATTTATTTAAAATTATAAAATACTCTAAACAACAATATTTAGAGATAAATGAAGATAGAATAAAATTTGTTGAATCAAAGAAAGATATATATAATAATAAAATTAAAAAGCTATATGAGATAAAAGAGAGTATTTAA